A single Verrucomicrobiota bacterium DNA region contains:
- a CDS encoding efflux RND transporter permease subunit, producing the protein MKHDSEAPKSSGTGFKGLGIADLCILRPVFATMLNLLLVVFGLVSFYNLGVDQLPNVDLPIITVTTTLRGASPEEVETSITKPIEDIINTIQGVDELSSVSYEGVSSVTVQFLMERNRDIAAQDVRDKVNSILARLPEGADSPIIGKFDVDASPVLSISISAPRDLKETTFIVDKQIKQNLETVSDVGAINLVGGRVRAIQVAVDVDKLKSYGLTIQDVKTALQQQNVEVPGGRMDQGSRELVVRTLGRMSEVKYFSQLIVANIGGQPVFLGDLAEISDGIEEPRTLARLNGVNAVTLLVRKQSGSNTVRVIDGVKQRLAELSATLPPDFRIEIIRDQSRFIKRSLHEVSFHLMLGAVLVLLTVFFFLHDWRGTIIACVAIPTSIVATFALMRYMDFTLNNSTMLGLVFAVGVVIDDAIVVLENIHRTMEERGWSGPQAASYATREIALAVLATTLSLVVIFLPLAFMQGRIGKFFSSYGMTVAFAILVSLFVSFTLTPMLASRFLRHTQDENLRRKKAEGGALLRWIADRYHTVLAWSLRHRWVIMGVSILCVASLVVLFPRARFTYMPMDDSSEFEIALIAPEGSTLQRTSALCTEIERRLKAVQIEGISAVTDTLVTIGPTSGTIGKGEGDVTAANIYCRIPELGGRFAQLRGQSRRWTQFEAMGRVRRILAEYPDVRSSVQNISGIGGGGGRNSEISFNLTGPDLGKLVEYSEQMLGKMRTSPNFVDVDTTLSTRKPEMQVHIDRVKASQFGLRIQDIADTLRTLVGGRIVGTYREADDLFDVWLRAEQVDRTTQESLEQIFLRTANSALPSAATATTPLELVQLDNFVRLREERGPTQIDRFQRQRKVTIGSNLANNYSLGEAVAFVKDGTEDLNLPPGYRVVFTGRAKSMQETLDNFLVAFTLAMIFMYMILAAQFEHFIHPISIMLAVPLSLPFAFLWMDFLNAQFNIYAIFGLFMLFGIVKKNGILQVDYTNTLRREGLPREEAILLANRRRLRPILMTTIMLVASMIPIALGTGPGSAGRASMATVIIGGQMLCLLLTLLVTPVSYALFDDWGHGIFWRGKNSPPAGNQ; encoded by the coding sequence ATGAAGCACGACTCTGAAGCACCCAAAAGCTCGGGAACCGGCTTCAAGGGCCTTGGCATTGCGGATCTTTGTATCCTGCGTCCGGTCTTCGCCACGATGCTCAATTTGTTGCTCGTCGTGTTCGGGCTGGTTTCGTTTTACAACCTGGGCGTGGATCAGCTCCCCAACGTGGACCTGCCCATCATTACCGTCACCACCACGTTGCGCGGCGCGTCGCCGGAGGAAGTCGAGACCAGCATCACCAAGCCGATCGAGGACATCATCAACACCATTCAAGGAGTGGATGAGTTGAGCAGTGTTTCGTATGAGGGCGTCTCGTCCGTCACCGTGCAATTCCTCATGGAGCGCAATCGCGACATTGCCGCCCAGGATGTGCGCGACAAGGTGAACTCCATTCTGGCCCGGCTGCCGGAGGGCGCGGATTCTCCCATTATTGGCAAGTTCGACGTGGACGCTTCCCCAGTGCTCTCCATCAGCATCAGTGCGCCGCGCGACCTCAAGGAAACCACCTTTATCGTGGATAAACAGATCAAGCAGAACCTGGAAACGGTCTCGGACGTGGGTGCCATCAACCTGGTGGGCGGACGCGTGCGCGCCATACAGGTGGCGGTGGATGTGGATAAGCTCAAGTCGTACGGCCTGACCATTCAGGACGTAAAGACCGCGCTCCAGCAGCAAAACGTGGAAGTGCCCGGCGGGCGGATGGACCAGGGCTCGCGCGAACTGGTGGTGCGCACCTTGGGCCGCATGAGTGAAGTGAAGTATTTCAGCCAGCTCATTGTCGCCAACATCGGCGGCCAGCCGGTGTTCCTGGGCGACCTGGCCGAGATTTCCGATGGCATCGAGGAGCCCCGCACCCTGGCGCGGCTGAACGGTGTCAACGCCGTTACGCTGCTGGTACGCAAGCAATCCGGCAGCAATACGGTGCGCGTGATTGATGGCGTGAAACAACGGCTGGCCGAACTGTCCGCGACGTTGCCTCCGGATTTTCGCATTGAAATCATCCGCGACCAGTCGCGCTTTATCAAACGCTCGCTCCACGAGGTGAGTTTCCACCTGATGCTGGGCGCGGTGCTGGTGTTGCTTACCGTCTTTTTCTTCCTGCACGACTGGCGCGGCACGATCATTGCCTGCGTGGCTATCCCCACCTCGATTGTGGCCACCTTCGCCCTCATGCGCTACATGGATTTCACCCTGAACAATTCCACCATGCTTGGGCTGGTGTTCGCCGTCGGAGTGGTGATTGATGACGCCATTGTGGTGTTGGAAAACATCCATCGCACCATGGAGGAGCGCGGTTGGAGCGGCCCCCAGGCGGCCAGCTACGCCACGCGGGAAATCGCCCTGGCGGTGCTGGCGACCACGCTTTCCCTGGTGGTTATCTTCCTGCCGTTGGCCTTCATGCAGGGGCGCATCGGCAAGTTCTTCTCCAGCTACGGCATGACCGTCGCGTTCGCCATCCTGGTGTCCCTGTTTGTTTCCTTCACCCTTACGCCGATGCTGGCGTCCCGCTTCCTGCGGCATACCCAGGATGAGAATCTGCGCCGCAAGAAAGCCGAGGGCGGCGCGCTGTTGCGCTGGATCGCCGACCGGTATCACACCGTGCTGGCCTGGAGCCTGCGCCATCGCTGGGTGATCATGGGGGTATCCATCCTGTGCGTGGCGTCGCTCGTGGTGCTCTTCCCGCGCGCCCGCTTTACCTACATGCCGATGGATGATTCCAGTGAGTTTGAAATCGCCCTCATTGCCCCGGAAGGCTCCACCTTGCAACGCACCTCGGCTTTATGCACGGAAATTGAGCGTCGTCTCAAAGCCGTTCAGATTGAAGGCATCTCGGCAGTGACGGATACGCTCGTCACCATCGGTCCCACCAGCGGCACCATCGGCAAGGGGGAAGGCGATGTCACCGCCGCCAATATCTACTGCCGCATTCCCGAGTTGGGCGGACGCTTTGCCCAACTGCGGGGGCAATCCCGGCGCTGGACCCAGTTTGAAGCCATGGGGCGCGTCCGGCGCATCCTGGCCGAGTATCCGGATGTTCGTTCCAGCGTGCAGAATATATCCGGGATCGGCGGCGGCGGCGGGCGCAATTCCGAAATCAGCTTTAATCTCACCGGCCCGGACCTCGGCAAGCTCGTCGAATACTCGGAACAAATGCTGGGGAAAATGCGCACCTCGCCTAACTTTGTGGACGTGGATACCACCCTTTCCACCCGCAAGCCGGAAATGCAGGTACATATTGACCGCGTGAAAGCCAGCCAGTTTGGCCTGCGCATTCAGGACATTGCCGACACCTTGCGCACGCTGGTCGGCGGCCGGATCGTTGGCACCTATCGGGAGGCCGATGACTTGTTTGATGTGTGGCTGCGCGCGGAACAGGTGGATCGCACCACCCAGGAATCCCTCGAACAAATTTTCCTGCGGACTGCCAACAGTGCGCTTCCCAGTGCCGCCACCGCGACGACACCACTTGAATTGGTGCAGCTCGATAACTTCGTAAGGCTGCGCGAAGAGCGCGGCCCCACCCAGATTGACCGCTTCCAGCGCCAGCGCAAGGTCACTATTGGCTCGAACCTCGCGAATAATTACTCCCTGGGCGAAGCGGTCGCGTTTGTGAAAGACGGCACCGAGGACTTGAACCTACCGCCCGGCTACCGCGTGGTATTCACCGGGCGCGCCAAATCCATGCAGGAAACACTGGATAACTTCCTGGTCGCCTTCACCCTGGCCATGATCTTCATGTACATGATTTTGGCGGCGCAGTTCGAGCACTTCATCCATCCCATTTCCATCATGCTGGCCGTCCCGTTGTCGCTGCCGTTCGCCTTCCTCTGGATGGATTTCCTCAACGCCCAGTTCAACATCTACGCCATCTTCGGCCTGTTCATGCTGTTCGGGATTGTGAAGAAGAACGGCATTTTACAGGTGGACTACACCAACACCCTGCGGCGCGAGGGCCTGCCTCGGGAGGAGGCTATCCTGCTGGCCAACCGCCGTCGGTTGCGGCCCATCCTCATGACCACCATCATGCTGGTGGCCTCGATGATCCCGATTGCCCTGGGCACCGGTCCTGGTTCGGCGGGGCGCGCCTCCATGGCCACCGTCATCATTGGCGGCCAGATGCTCTGCCTGCTCCTAACCCTGCTGGTCACCCCCGTCAGCTATGCCCTCTTTGACGATTGGGGCCACGGCATTTTCTGGCGCGGGAAAAACTCCCCGCCCGCCGGCAACCAGTAG
- a CDS encoding YgaP-like transmembrane domain, giving the protein MKPRFERNISNSGRLLRGGCALALLVGAGFGFVESVWLGVVLGAMGMFVLFEALRGWCALRACGIKTKY; this is encoded by the coding sequence ATGAAGCCACGTTTCGAGCGTAACATCAGCAACAGCGGACGGCTCCTCCGTGGCGGGTGCGCGTTGGCGTTGCTCGTTGGGGCCGGATTCGGCTTCGTCGAGTCGGTATGGCTGGGGGTGGTGCTGGGAGCCATGGGTATGTTCGTGCTGTTTGAGGCTTTGCGCGGTTGGTGTGCGCTACGCGCTTGTGGCATCAAGACCAAGTATTGA